CGAAGTATAAaattcgaccgattttgttcCACTCGATTCAGCGCATAAAATACATGTAAAGCAATGTCTCCACTCTCCAAGATAGCATCATCAGTCGTGCAAATACACTgcgaaaaaattatggtaaaactagcagaatatggtaaaacttactgagtttctggctctatgggaacacaaaaaaaattaaatggtttcTCCAGAAGCTctttggttatgattttggtgaaattaacctTGGCCaggaaattaacaataaaatatacttttataatatgtgaaaaaatttgttaagttcGATGGAATCTGGTAATTTTGTCGTGATACCTTAGActagtgttccccaacctttttatcaccgcggacctgtcaacgtttaataattttaccgcAGCCTGCTGGGGCGGGGGNATTTtagtttaattgtatttaaacatgccatcaaaataaaatacagttgcaccaaaatataaatataaagtgatttaacattttaacttactagaaccTTAAAACAATTAGAGCCCTGAGCTTGTTTCCttgcaatgagacggttccatctgggggtaatcggagacaatgatacattacaaacattaaaaaatttatgtcactacctgcgggggaaactttttttaaataaataaaattttaatggaacacaaatatttataatttggggtttaaacctaggaatttaaattccgTTTCAATGGAATGGGcggcccggtaccatttgatcaACGGATCGGTACCGGTCCGcggaccgggggttggggaacactgcctTAGAGTATGgtctaaaaactatttattcggttaaatctacttttcagttttgtaatttaattgaatatgtcgtaataaaaaattttgttttaaaaaccagaatttctagtATACCGTTCCatatgaactaaaaaattatcccacatgattgttttaaatatcgtgtattttagttttttgtctagcagaattatgtttttttttctttaccagaaGTGccattattattcaattaatgtaatttaattagaatctttttcttcgtgtaaatataaatacaaaactatacttttCATACTTATACgcttaataattcttaaactaCAGATTCTATCGATTCAAGTTTGATGACATCATTCAATTGAGCGTAAGAATATACGTCAGAAACAATACCTCACTAGCCTGTTAAACAATAGTTTAATTTCTCCCCTACCCCAAAATAGTAACAATAGGTATTTATCTCCATATATTGTGAAGTGCCCttcaatgattgaaaaaaatgggtaccatatttgaaatcagctcacaaaaaaatataaaaagccgtctgtaatgtaaatttttttttatgaaacactaTTTTTACAGGCTTTCGTAATTAAGCTGATAATCTAGTATTAGCAGAGCAGTAAATATACTGTAATTTAGACTTTCGACTAGATTCCATTAACAGAATTCTTAATGCagaactctaatttttttatactgtataCAAAGGGATATTTGTACTTagtattaataacatttattttatctagaATGTTccacttttaaaagaaaaaaatgaaggaaaagaaaaaacacagtttaaattcagaatcaaaatagaaaatttttaaatgactcgTAAAATGAGAGTGTTGTGcaacatggtaaaaaaaaacatttgaaactggaattaaaatttaaagttgagatagtataaaaaaatacggATTATAAGAACcaataactaaattttgattttgtaatccacatttataaaatattaagttttaaattaaaatgattattgtgtagctttttttaaaaaaaaagtttcggggatatttaattaaaaattttttaactttttcaagttgaaaattaaagtttgtattttagaaaggatatttttagacttgtttaatttttattctaatgtcAAATGTGTTTACAAAATGTTGCACGCCACGAATCATGTCAACTGTACTTTTTCACACTAAATTTTCcattgaactatattttttaaataaaatcaaattattaaataaaaattatcttaacaattcttttatacaacaacaatttcattaaaaattggagtaaaatagaaaaattttgacgTTTCGTCAGTCTTACTGATTTTCAATCTTAGTTAGACCTCCTAATTATATTGCTGTGatcgcattttaaaatattttatttcctttctaaGAGTGCTTTTGATGAGATCTTGAGATCTGACtaatgtttacttaaaaaaagtttcaataaatacttcatTAAAGGTTTCTAAAATCAAGGaacaaacgaaatattttatattgtaataaaaatgctaattaaattatagaaacgTTAAGGTATTAAAGGATGTatgttaataaagttaatttaatttatttcaacacaatttattaatctgaaactttaaaatattatggcaGACACAAGTTctcaatacataaaaaattacattaggtACTTATCATGTACTAagtctcattttttttcaattataatcactattaaataagcatttttgcTATGAGCAGATATTTAcagttgtttaaatattaaagacaaATCATTTTCCATTCCTGATTATGTTTCAGTAACTTATattgttgattaaaaatatagtttattactttaaaaagcaTTCAAGTTAAGTTTAcggtttaattatttcaaatcaagttttacaatttcctttatttaattcagaaagacaatcaattttcttaaaaaaaattcgaataaaaaaatcagcttttgaaatgtaacattttttttaacttcacatcaaaacattttcttctaataatataatctatttaaattatgatatatatcTCATCGTTTAgtgcacaaattttatttttcagcattaaTACATTCAGGTAAAAAAAACGCTGCAAaagttgtataaatttaaattgcgtagaaaaattaaaattgtagatTAATGACTCTTTacgtataatatatttttattaaattagattatcttttcttttaaatataccaAGTTACATAAAAAGTCtttgaaaacttaatattttttaaaatttatgaatcatctcaccaaaaaaataaacttattgtttttactaatataaattacacggttaatttatttttgaaatttttgacacatattttacttgtcttttatttcatgttcagactttaacttttttatttgtcttttacaagtttttttcaGATCTTTAGTTTACATACTTTCGATTTAATCactctttaaacattttttaaatttataatatagaatttattattattctaagaattaaaaaaatcaataaaataacttaGGTTCTAATATCTTACCTGGAACTTGCAAATCTGAAGAATTATTGTTCATAAGTCTTTGACAGACCTGTTCTGAGCCTGTTTGAGGATAGTTTACAGTTTCGGAGGTCACAGGTGTATTGGGTGCACCATTTGGAGAAATTGAACCAGTTGCACTACTTGCTGGACTCAACGGTGATTGCTTCATGTAAGAAGGATCTACCGCGACAGATGCATTCATCATAGTAGTCCATTCTCCCGCAACGGAATTCAACTGGTCAGGCATATTCCCACCGTAGGCTATCGCTGGTGGAACCGTTGTAGCTACTCCACCAAAATCGGTCGTCACCGCCGCCGATGGAGATGTCGGCCCAAGTACGGCGGAACTAGAAACAGCGCAGCTGGCCATGTAATGACCGTTTGGCATTCCACCGATTGACGTACAATTGTTTGTTAAACTGTAATTATAATGTTGCTGAGTTTGAGCTATAGATTGTGCCATCATTTGATCTGTGGATGCTAAGTATGATTGCAGGCCTGATATGTTAGCACCTGTACTACCTGCCATGTTAGAACTTGTTTGATTAATAGAGTCATAACCAATCATAGTGCCAGAAGAGTTCTGATAATAATAAGGGTGAAATGGGACAGCACATTTCCTCCGAACAGGCTGACGAGCATTCATTTTACCCAAAAACTCACTAGATTCATTTGGGTATTGCAACAGGTTAGCCAAAGTAGTTGATTGCAAAGGTCCACATGTCATATTTGGCTGGTTCATCATGTCATATCCTATGACAGATGAAGTGTTGACACCAGGGTAACACATAGGGAATCTCTGCAAATCAGTAAGTTGACACCTACGTTTAAAACCTCTAGGTCTCCTTTTGGATGATCCATCTTGAAATACAGTAACACTGGCTGGGTCGACAGTCCAGTAATGTCCTTTTCCTGGCCTTCCAACACCTTTAGGAAGCTTAATGAAACAGTCATTAAGTGATAAATTATGACGCACCGAGTTTTTCCAACCTTTGTATTCTCCacgaaaaaattcaaatcgcGATTGTAAATACtcgtaaatttcatttaatgtcaAGCGCATTGTCGGTGAGCTTTGAATGGCCATCACTATTAAAGCGATGTATGAAAACggtggtttttcttgtttacGCATGCCAGCACCTGATTTCTTTGGAGAGCTGCAGTCATCGTTTTTACTCAGAGTTCTGTCCAAACTGTCATCTTCTGCTTTGTCAGGAGAGGCCACAAGTCTTTCATTATCTTCTGAACACACCTCTTCTTTAACAGCAAACGTTTGCATGGGATTGTCATTTCTTGGGTTTGATTGTCCAACGGTGATTTCAGAACTCGCTTCGTAAGCGTCTCTCTTATATTCGGGTGATATTCCTGGTTTTAAACCATCTCTGTACCTTTTTTCTACCGTTTCAGCTTGATATGAAGGATTTGTATACATGTCCGAAGCATAGTCGAATTGTCCAGGCTTAAAGCACTGATCTGAGGGTCTCTGGAAAACATTGCTAAACATCCTATATAAGTTATTCCTGTCATTACCTGGAGTTGTTATTTCCGCACAGGAAGGTAACTTGTTATTGTTATCCATTCCAGTTAAACAATCTTGCAGCCTGTAGCTAGATTGATTCACTCTATCAGTATAGTcaacttctttatttttcaaaacagaatttgcatatttaacaTGCAATTCATCCAAGGTCATTATTgcgataatatttaaaaaacgaaacaaaaaaaatggaactgATCCTATGCGCTAactacttcattaaaaaaagttcttaatagATTTGTATAAGGAATCAAAGTTCACGAACCAGCAAgatgaaagctttaaaaaagaataaagcgATGCAATTAATAATTCCACAGAAGCAATAGTTTAACATCCAGTAGCCGTTCGTAatcaatcaaatattaaatcctTTTAACGCTTCATCGCAAGTGAATATTATCCGTTAAAAATGAGCGCATGGGTATCAACGTGAGTTAACCACGCAGTGCAACAGGCATGAGGTGATTCTTTGAAAAGGACTGGATACGCGAGATTTAGAGTATCTGTTGTccgttgctttttttattctactttcttcccttccttttttttctttcgctctctctttctctctctctgtgtcgGAGTTCCAAAGTTCTCTTCATCCCCCGTATTCATACTATCTTCTCCTTAAATCACACTTTCTGTCACTCCTTGATGGCGAAACGGTAAACGGTCTCCTCTTATTTGGTTGGCCTGCAATTTTTTAGGGTTATAATCGTTTCCTGATTTATGAACTTAAACGT
This window of the Parasteatoda tepidariorum isolate YZ-2023 chromosome 4, CAS_Ptep_4.0, whole genome shotgun sequence genome carries:
- the LOC107456534 gene encoding forkhead box protein C1; translated protein: MTLDELHVKYANSVLKNKEVDYTDRVNQSSYRLQDCLTGMDNNNKLPSCAEITTPGNDRNNLYRMFSNVFQRPSDQCFKPGQFDYASDMYTNPSYQAETVEKRYRDGLKPGISPEYKRDAYEASSEITVGQSNPRNDNPMQTFAVKEEVCSEDNERLVASPDKAEDDSLDRTLSKNDDCSSPKKSGAGMRKQEKPPFSYIALIVMAIQSSPTMRLTLNEIYEYLQSRFEFFRGEYKGWKNSVRHNLSLNDCFIKLPKGVGRPGKGHYWTVDPASVTVFQDGSSKRRPRGFKRRCQLTDLQRFPMCYPGVNTSSVIGYDMMNQPNMTCGPLQSTTLANLLQYPNESSEFLGKMNARQPVRRKCAVPFHPYYYQNSSGTMIGYDSINQTSSNMAGSTGANISGLQSYLASTDQMMAQSIAQTQQHYNYSLTNNCTSIGGMPNGHYMASCAVSSSAVLGPTSPSAAVTTDFGGVATTVPPAIAYGGNMPDQLNSVAGEWTTMMNASVAVDPSYMKQSPLSPASSATGSISPNGAPNTPVTSETVNYPQTGSEQVCQRLMNNNSSDLQVPGTVSPVSQWPMRLQSTMTSPQCERTPYPMNVSHPTTSSPPQNNNVSLPSISSLCNSLSSNNIPVTQDTGYSDNKYFLCSGGSSTFAQ